The Planifilum fulgidum genome segment GAGGAGCGGGAAAGCGGAAAAACGAAACACGTGGTCCGGGAGCAGGTCGTGCGGGCCCTGGACGGACTGGCATCGGAGGAAGTGAAGGGATTGATCGTCGCCTACGAACCGGTTTGGGCCATCGGGACCGGGCGGGCGTCCACGGCGGAGGATGCCGGCGAGGTGATCGGATTCATTCGCCGGACGGTCGCCGACCTGTACGATCAGCAGGTGGCAGGTGAGGTGCGCATTCTGTACGGCGGGAGCGTGAAGCCGGGCAATATCGGGGCGTTCCTGGCCGAAGCCGACATCGACGGAGCCCTGGTGGGGGGAGCCAGTCTGGATCCGGAGTCGTTCCGGCAGCTGGTCGCTGCCGCGGCAGGGAGGGAGAACGGATGAGCGGGCGCAAAAAACCGGTGGCTTTGATCATTCTGGACGGCTTTGCCCTCCGGGATGAGACCCACGGGAACGCCGTCGCCCAGGCGAAAAAGCCCAACTTTGACCGCTACTGGTCCCGCTATCCCCACACCCTTCTTCGGGCCAGCGGCGAGGCCGTCGGCCTGCCGGAGGGACAGATGGGCAACTCCGAAGTGGGCCACCTCAATATCGGCGCCGGCCGGATCGTCTACCAGGATCTGACCCGGGTGACGAAGGCGATCCGGGATGGGAGCTTTTTTGAAAACGAAACCTTCCTCGGAGCCATCCGCCACGTGAAGGAGCACGGAAGCAAGCTGCACCTTTACGGCCTTCTGTCGGACGGCGGGGTTCACAGCCATATCGACCACCTGTTCGCCCTCCTGGAACTGGCGGCTAGGCAGCAGGTCTCCGATGTGCTGGTCCATGCCTTTTTGGACGGGCGGGATGTGGCGCCCGACAGCGGCATTCATTACATCCGGCAGCTGCTCGCCAAGATGGAGGAGTTGGGGACCGGGCGGCTTGCCACGGTTCAGGGGCGGTATTACGCCATGGATCGGGATCGCCGCTGGGACCGGACGGAAAAGGCTTACCGGGCGATGGTCTACGGAGAAGGTCCCAAATACCGGGATCCCGTCCAGGCAGTCAAGGAATCCTATGAAAAGAGCGTCTATGACGAGTTTGTGGTGCCCACGGTGATCGTCGATGAGAGGGACCGGCCGGTGGGGCTGATCGAGGACAACGACGCCGTGATCTTCTACAACTTCCGCCCCGACCGGGCGATTCAGATTTCCCTCGCTTTCACCAACGAGGATTTTCGCGGCTTTGACCGGGGACCCAAACGGCCGAAAAACCTGTATTATGTCTGCCTCACCCATTTCAGCGAGACGGTGAAGGGGTATGTGGCCTACCGCCCGACGGATCTGGACAACACCCTCGGCGAGGTCCTGTCCCAACACGGCCTGCGCCAGCTGCGCATCGCCGAGACGGAGAAATACCCCCATGTCACCTTTTTCTTCAGCGGAGGCCGGGAAGAACCTTTTCCGGGAGAGGACCGGATTCTGATCAACTCGCCCAAGGTGGCCACCTATGACCTGAAGCCGGAAATGAGCGCCTACGAGGTGACCGACGCGCTCCTGAAGGAGATCGAGGCGGAGAAACACGACGTGATTGTCCTCAATTTCGCCAATCCGGACATGGTGGGCCACTCCGGCAAGCTGGAGCCGACGATCCGGGCGGTGGAAGCCGTCGATGAATGCCTGGGCCGGGTGGTGGAGGCGGTGCTCGCCAAGGGAGGCGTTGCCGTCATCACCGCCGACCACGGAAACGCCGACATGGTTCTGGATGAAGAGAACCGGCCGCACACGGCCCACACCACCTTCCCGGTGCCCTTCATCGTCACGGACGAAGGTGTGAAGCTGCGGGAAGGCGGCATTTTGGCGGATATCGCTCCGACGATCCTGCACCTGCTCGGCTTGCCCCAGCCGAAGGAGATGACGGGGCGTTCCATCGCCCTCTGAGTCCGGGGTATCAAAACTTGCGGCAGATCGACGCGGACAACCTTATGGAGGGAGGATCCAAATCCATGACGACGATTACCCACGTGCTCGCCCGGGAAGTGCTGGATTCCCGCGGAAATCCCACCGTGGAGGTGGAAGTGTACCTGGAATCGGGGGCCCGGGGCCGGGCGATCGTCCCGTCCGGCGCCTCGACGGGCGCCCATGAGGCGGTGGAGCTGCGGGACGGGGACAAGGAGCGCTACCTGGGCAAAGGGGTGCTGAAGGCGGTTCAAAACGTGAACGACGTGATCGCTCCCAAGCTGGAGGGAATGGACGCCCTGGAGCAGGTGGCGATCGACCGTCTGCTGATCGACCTGGACGGCACGCCGAACAAGGGGAAACTGGGCGCCAACGCCATCCTGGGAGTATCCATGGCCGTCGCCCGCGCCGCCGCCGAGGCCCTCGGAATGCCCTTGTACGCCTACCTGGGGGGCTTCAACGCCAAGGTGCTGCCCGTGCCGATGATGAACATCCTGAACGGCGGGAAGCATGCCGACAACAATGTGGACATCCAGGAATTCATGATCATGCCCGTGGGGGCGAAGTCCTTCGCCGAAGGGTTGCGGATGGGCGTGGAGGTGTTCCACAGCCTGAAATCGGTCCTGAAGGAGAAGGGACTGGCCACCTCGGTGGGGGATGAAGGGGGCTTTGCGCCCAACCTCTCCTCCAACGAAGAAGCCCTCCAGACGATCGTGTCCGCCATCGAGCGCGCCGGATACCGGCCCGGGGAAGACGTCCGGCTGGCCATCGACGTGGCCTCCACCGAGTTGTACCGGGACGGAGCCTATCATCTGGCGGGCGAGGGCGTGACCAAAACGGCCGATGAGATGATCGCCTATTACCGGGAGCTGGTGGAGAAGTACCCGATCGTCTCCATCGAGGACGGATTGGCCGAGGACGATTGGGAAGGATGGAAGAAGCTGACGGATGCCCTGGGCGGAAAGGTTCAGCTGGTGGGGGACGACCTGTTCGTCACCAACACCGAGCGGCTGTCCCGGGGAATCGAGGCCGGCGTGGGCAATTCCATCCTGATCAAGGTGAACCAGATCGGCACCCTGACCGAAACTTTCGATGCCGTGGAGATGGCCAAACGGGCCGGATACACGGCGGTCATCTCCCATCGCTCCGGCGAGACGGAGGACACGACCATCGCAGACATCGCGGTGGCCACCGGTGCGGGTCAGATCAAGACCGGCGCTCCTTCCAGGACCGATCGGGTCGCCAAGTACAACCAGCTCCTCCGGATCGAGGAAGAGCTGGGCGCCAGCGCCCGGTATCCGGGAGCTGCGGCCTTTTACAATCTGAAGGGTTGACGGGCCTCGCGCCGGGAGGGGATGCGATGCCGCGGGATGGCGCCCGCGGATGCATCCCCTTTTTTTCGCGGTTGCAAACCTTCCGGCCCTTGTGCTACATTTACTTAAGTGGAAGTGTGGGCGGAGGTGGATAAACCGTGGAACTGGCGGCAAAAATTTTGCTGGCGATCGTCAGCATCGGTTTGATTGTCGTCGTCTTGTTGCAGTCGGGAAAAAGCGCCGGACTGTCCGGGGCCATCGCCGGCGGTGCCGAACATCTGATGGGGAAGGCCAAGGCGCGGGGGATCGACGCCCTGCTCCACCGGATCACGGTGGTGTTGGCAACCCTGTTTATCCTCTTGACGCTGTTGGTCGGTTACTTCGTCAAGTGAAGAGGGATCTGTGCAGCGAGGGCTTTCCTTGCTGTTTTTTCTTTCAGGCCGTAAGCGGGCCGGCCGGGGAGAAGGGGGACGTTCCAAACTTTCCGGCCATGAAAGGACGGGGGCGTGCCGTTTGCCGGGGCGGGGCATTTGACGGCATCCCCCTCTTTTTTTCCGGGCCCTTTTGATTTGCCCGTCACGGCCCTTGCCTTTTGAAGGGACGGACCGGGATGTGGTAAAATTGTCCAGATCGCCCGCTCAGGCACCGGAGGCGGCCGTTGCGTTCCGACGGCCGACCGCTTTCCGGATGGAACATGGCCAATCCCGGGAAAAATAATAATGCAAATATGGGAGGCGGCTCATGAAAATCGTTCGTCGTTCGCCGGAACCTTTTTTTTATCCGGGCGGAGAGGTCGGGCTGCTGCTGGTGCACGGTTTTACCGGCACCCCGGCGGAGCTGAGGCCGATGGGAGACTTTTTCCGAAAGCAGGGGCTGTCCGTCCATGCCCCCCTCCTCCGGGGTCACGGAACCTGTCCGGAGGAATTGGCCCGGACCACCTGGAAGGACTGGCGGGAAAGCGTGCTTCAGGCCCACGACCGGCTGCGCCGGGAGGCGGGCGTGCGCCGCTTGTTCGCCGCGGGGCTGTCGATGGGCGGACTGTTGGTGCTGGATCTCGCCCGGCATCGGCCCCTCGACGGAGTGATCTCCATGTGCGCCCCCATTTGGCTGAAGGATCGGCGGGCCGTTTTCGCTCCCCTGGTGCGCTTCTTCAGGCCCTATCTGCCGCGGCGCGAACGGAAGGAAGCGCATATCGAGGAGCACCTGGTTTCCTACGACCGGTTGCCCCTCGCCTCCGTCGGCCATCTTCTCCGCCTGATCCGGCATGTGCGCCGCCGCTTGCCGGAAATCACCGTCCCGGCGCTGGTGATTCAGTCGGAACGGGATGAAACCGTCGAACCCTCCAGCGCCCGGTACATCCTGAAGCACCTCGGTTCAGAGGACAAGGAATTTCGTTCCTACGCCAACTCTTCCCACATCATCACCCTGGACCGGGAACGGGACCGGCTGTTCGCCGACGTGGAAACCTTCATTCGGCGCGTGACGCGAGAGAAAAGCAGAGAGGAGAAGTAGGGTGACCCAGGAACAGGAAATTCTGCGGTTCATGCAAAAACAGGCGTACAAACCGATGACCCTTCAGGAGCTGATGGAAACCTTCGGGATCGGGGAGGACGAGCGGGAGCCATTTCAGCGCCTGCTCGCGGAAATGGAGGCCGAAGGGAAGATCGTGTGCACCCGGTCGAAGCGGTACGGGGTGCCCGAACGGCTCAACCTGGTGCGGGGCACGCTGCAGGGGCACCCCAAGGGGTTCGGCTTTGTCGTACCCGACACCCCCGGAAAGCCGGATGTCTTTGTCCATCCCAACGATCTGAACGGGGCGATGGACGGGGACCTGGTCCTCGCCCGCCTGCACGGTGGGAAGCGGGAAGGCCTCCGGCCGGAGGGGGAGGTTGTCCGCATTCTCAAGCGGGGACGCACTTTTGTGGTCGGAACCTTCACGTCTCCTTCCCGCCACTTCGGCTTTGTCATCCCCGATGACCGAAGGCTTCCCGCGGATATCTTCATCCCCCCGGAAGGGCGGAACGGCGCGAAGGAAGGGCAAAAGGTGGTGGTCCGGCTTCACCACTATCCCGGCGCGCGGCACAGCGCCGAGGGAGTGGTGACGGAGATCCTGGGGCACAAGGATGACCCGGGGGTGGACATCCTGTCCATCATCCGCAAATATCAGCTGCCGGAGGAGTTCCCCGAAGAGGTGCTGCGGGAGGCGGAACAGATCCCCGAAACCATCGATCCGAAGGAACTCGAGGGGCGCCGCGACCTGCGGAACCGGACACTGGTCACCATCGACGGGGAAGATGCCAAGGATCTGGACGATGCCGTTTCCGTGGAACGGCTGCCCAACGGCCATTTCCGCCTCGGGGTGCACATCGCCGACGTGAGCTACTATGTGAAGGAAGGGAGCGCCCTGGACCGGGAAGCCTACCGGCGCGGCTGCAGCGTCTATTTGGTGGACCGGGTCATTCCGATGCTCCCCCCGCGCCTCTCCAACGGCATCTGCAGCCTCAATCCCCGGGTGGACCGGCTCACCATCACCTGCGACATGGAGCTGAACAAACAGGGGGACGTGGTGGATTACGACATCTATCCCAGCGTGATCCGCACCCGGGAACGGATGACCTACGACGCCGTGAAACGCATTCTGGTGGACGAGGATCCCGAGCTGATCGAGCGTTACGAGCCCCTCGTCGGGGATTTCCGGCTGATGGCCGAGCTTGCCAGGATCCTCCGCCGGCGGCGGATGAAGCGGGGAGCCATCGATTTCAACTTCAGCGAAGCGAAGATCAAGGTGGACGAGCGGGGAAAACCGGTGGAGATCGTTCGCCGGCCGCGGACCATCGCCGAATCGTTGATCGAAGAGTTCATGCTGGCGGCCAACGAGACGGTCGCCTCCCATTTCGCCCGCGCGGAGATCCCCTTCCTCTACCGGATCCACGAAAAACCGGATACGGAGAAGCTGCAGTCCTTCTTCGAATTCATCACGCACTTCGGCTATTCGATCCGGGGGCAGGCGGACAAGATCCGGCCCCGTGCCCTGCAACAGCTCCTGGAAGAGATCGAGGGCAAGCCGGAGGAAACCCTGATCAGCACGGTGATGCTCCGCTCGATGAAGCAGGCCCGCTACGCGGCCGAGTGCCTGGGTCACTTCGGGCTGGCTGCCCGGTATTACACCCACTTCACGTCTCCGATCCGCCGGTATCCCGATCTGGTGATCCACCGCATCATCCGGGAAGTGTTTACGGAAAAACTCTTCTCCCCGCAGCGGATCGACCAGCTGAACGCGCAGCTGCCGGAAACGGCCGATCAGGCTTCCAAGCGGGAGCGGATCGCCATCGAGGCGGAACGGGAGACCGATGACCTGAAGAAGGCCGAATTCATGATGGACCGGATCGGCGAAGAGTTCGAGGGGCTGATCAGCGGCGTCACCGCCTTCGGGATTTTCGTCGAATTGGAGAACACCGTCGAAGGCTTGGTTCATGTCAGCTACATGAACGACGATTATTACCGCTACGACGAGGATACCTACAGCCTGTACGGGGAGCGGACCGGCAAGGTGTACCGGATCGGGGACCGGGTGAAGGTTCGGGTGATCGGTGTCAACATCGACGAGCACAAGGTGGATTTCGAACTGGTCGCCAAGGAAGAAGCGGAGGAGGAACCGGAAAGAAAAGGGAAGCGGGGCCGAAAGGGCAAAAAGCGCGGCCGCCTGAAGGAGCGGGAGGAGGGCAAGCGGAAGGGGAAAAAAGGCAGGAAAAAGAAACGGGCTTGACCGTCCTTCCGGGGCGGCCGCCGCCTTGTTGACAAACATCCGCGCCGTTGCTATAGTAAGTGATGCGACTTTCCGGGAGAGGGGTGAGCGCGGTGGCCAAAAGCGGAGTGAAGGTGATCGCCCGAAACAAGAAGGCGCTTCATGATTATCACATCGAAGAAACCTACGAGGCCGGCATCGTGCTCACCGGGACGGAAATCAAGTCGATTCGCCAGGGGCGGGTCAACCTGCGGGACAGCTTCGCCCGGATCGAGGACGGGGAAGTGTATCTCCTGAACATGCACATCAGCCCCTACGAACAGGGGAACCGTTTCAACCCCGATCCGACGCGGACGCGAAAGCTGCTTCTCCACAAGGAGGAGATCCGCAAGTTGATCGGCCTGACCCGGCAGAAGGGATACACCCTGATCCCGCTGGATGTCCACCTTCGCAACGGCTTTGCCAAGGTTCAGCTCGCCTTGGCCAAAGGGAAAAAGCAGTACGACAAGCGGGCGGACATCGCCAAGAGGGACGCACAGCGGGAGATCGAGCGCCAGCTGAAGGAGCGCCGGTTCCGTTAGCGTTTGCCCGTTTGGGCAAAAATTGCTTGTCATATCCCCTTTACATTCTCTTCTTGCGGTGATATAATATCCAGTGTCCGTCGATTCCGGAATCTTGGGGGCGTTCATGGGATTCGACGGGGATCGATCGAGCGTCGGCAGCGAGCCGAGGGGCTGCGACCTTCGTCAAAAACGCAGGTTGCCAAATGTAACTGGCAAACAAGAAAACTACGCTCTGGCTGCTTAATTCCAGCCAGGATCCGCTTCACCGTCGCCCGTGCGGTGTTGCCGGGTCTCAAAGCTAGCGGGCTAGCCGACCGAAGTCGCCGCCGGTCGGAAGGCGAAATTCAGGCGGCTGGCCGGATGGAAGGCCTGTCACTGGGCAGTCCATGCGGCGAGACTTAATACAGTGACTGCGCTCGGAGAAACCGGCGTGGCGAGGTCTCCGGACAGCGGTTCGACTCCGCTCGCCTCCACCAAGCACCGATCTTCGTCATGCTGACGTAGCTCAGCTGGTAGAGCACTTCACTCGTAATGAAGGGGTCGGGGGTTCGAATCCCTCCGTCAGCACCAATAAGGAAAATGAACAGTCGCAATATAGTGTTCGGCTTAAGACACGGTTTCACTTTGGCAATCCACTTTCCATCAAAAATGATGGGGAGTGGTTTTTTGTTACTCAAGTTCGCTATTTGGGGTTTCTTGGATGAAAAGACGTACAACAACCTTTCTGAAAACGGGATTAATGGCTATCGACTCATTGTTTCCCCTATGGATTTTGCCCCCTTGCACCTACCATCACCTGTTCCTATGTTGACTTCCCCCTGTGGAAATGATAATATCCCCCTTCCCCGCCGACCTCAACGTTTCCAGACCACTTGAGATTGTCTGAGCTTGTTTAATCACTTAAGCAACCGATAAGGACGAATGTTAAACAGCTTAAAGTTAGCTTCTATGTTTTTCTCTAGGGTGGAGGGCAATTGGTCCAAGATCAATCGCTCTTTCAGCCGGAATAAGCGGTTCCATCAGGCATTGTAGTGGAAACAGTCATCAAGGGGAGGCTGCGTGTTTGACTTGAAATCGAGCCGCCGTCCGGAATTTTCCTTAAGTCGCCACAGATCGGTCGGATCATGCCCAAAAGCGGCGGCCAATCTGCCAAGCGGCGGTCCAATATCGTTGTGACAAATGCTTGAAGGTTTGACGCAACTTCCCGCCCGATCCGCCGGACTTGTTCCAGGAGCCGGGCGCTTTCTTTTCGGTTTTTCCGGCCGACCTCCTGCCGGGTTGTGGTTTCAGATGTTGAGCCGGAGCGCCAGTTCAACTTTCATTATCCTTTTATATGAAAGATTATTGCATATTTTCTAAAATAAATGTTGACTTTCACTGAAAGGGGTGTTAAAATTTGTCCAAACAAATATACTAGCATGATTACCATGTCAGATGGGTGCTTACGGTGAGACGGACTTTGGACGGTGATTCAGTGACGAAGCTGCAAAAGGAAAACTTGAAAAAGGGTTCCGCGAGGGAATTCATCTATCAGACGTTGAGGGACAAAATCCTCCGGCTGGAACTGAAGCCGGGAGTCAAAATTTCCGAGTCCGAGATTTCCGACCAGCTGAAAATGAGCCGGACGCCCGTGAGGGAGTCCTTTCTGAAATTGTCCCAGGAGGATCTGCTTGAGATCTACCCCCAAAAGGGGACCTTCGTTTCCCTCATCGACCTCGATCTGGTGGAGGAGGGCCGGTTTGTAAGAGAAAACATCGAACGGGCCATCGTCCGGGTGGCCTGCGACAGTTTTTCGGATGAACATCTGTTTCAGTTGGAAACCAATTTGAAAATGCAGGAACTCTGCAACGAGAAACGGGATTACTCGCGCCTGTACAGGCTGGACGACGAATTCCACCGGCTCTTGTTTTTCGGATGCGGCAAAATCCGAACCTGGAACATGCTGCAGCAGATGAACACCCATTTCAACCGGATGAGGCACTTGCGCCTGCACTCCTCGCTGGAATGGGACGTGATCGTCGCCCAGCACCGGGAAATTTTTCGGCTGATCAACGAAAAACGGAAGGATCAGGCCGAAGAGGCGATGATTAAACATCTCCGCTTGGCCGTGATGGAAGTCGATCTTTTGACGGCGCAATACCCGGAATACTTTCGTTTTAAAGAAAAATGAGAAAAAGGGGGGTGACGGAGGCGGGCCACACCTAAGCGGGGAAACTTCGTTCGTGCAACGGATCAACCATCTTCGGTGGGCGTGGTCTGAAGGGTGATGGTGCAAAACCTTTTTGGGGGAGGAACGTGATGAATCGACTCAAAGGGCCTTTCGCTTCGGTGGTTGCGGTTTGTCTGTCGATCATGCTGCTCCTTTCGGGGTGCGGCGGCAGCACGGCGGATCGCGAAGGCGAAAAAGTGACGATTCGGTTCTCCTGGTGGACCAATCCGACGAGGACCAAGATGACGCAGGAGGCCATCAAGCTTTTTGAGGAGAAGCATCCCGACATCGATGTGGTCATGGAGTACAGCTCCTGGGACAGCTACTGGCAGAAGCTGGCCACCCAGACCGCGGGGGGCGGCGCTCCCGATGTGATGCAGATGGACGGATCGCAATTGAGGACCTATGTCGAAAAAGGACAGTTGATGGATTTGTCGACAACCGATGTGGATACGTCCGGCCTGTCAAAGGAGACCCTGGAACTCGGCAAGGTGGATGGGAAATTGTACGGTCTGACGACCTCCGTCAACTCCCAGATGTTCATCTACAATACCGAAATTTTCAAGAAGGCCGGGGTGTCCTTCCCGGAGGAAAACTACACCTGGGAAGATCTGGCGGAGATGTGCGTCAAGATTTATGAAAAGACGGGCGTGTACGGCATGGCTAACGAGATGGAGCAGACGGGGTTGCTGAGTTATTTTGCGAGGACGAAGGGCGAGGAACTGTACGAAGGGAACAAAATCGGGTTGTCCAAGAAAACGCTTACAGAGTGGTTTCAGTATTGGCTGGACTTGCAGGAAAAGGGCGGCGTTCCGACGGCAGAGGAAAACGCTTCCTACAACCACAACGATCCTTCCGCCAGTCCGTTCATCAAAGAGAAAACCGCCATCAACTGGCTGTTCCTCGGAACGGATCCCAACTACGAACAAAGTCTGGGAAAACCCATCGGACGGGCGCTTCTGCCGGAATGGGGGAATGACAACAAGCCGTATCCGCTTCACGGAGCCATGTTCTGGTCCATGTCTTCCAAGACCAAACATCCCGAAGCGGCCGCCAAGCTGATCAATTTCCTGGAAAATGATCCGGAAGTGGCCAAGATCTTCAAGACCGACCGCGGGATTCCCGCCAATGACGAAAACATGAAAATTGTCTCCGAATCCGCCGAGGACGAAACGATCAAAAAGCAGATCGAATTCATGGAAAAGGTGAAGGCCGTGGCATCCCCCGAAAAGCTGGCGCCTCCGGGATCGAGCGAGATCGCCGACATCCTGAAGAATCTTTCGCAACAGGTGACGTTCAAAGAAATCACGCCGAGCCAAGCGGCGGAAGAGTTTATCAAACAGGGAAACAAAGCCTTGTCCCAGGGATGATCGCCGGCGCGATGCCGCGCCCGGCGGCATCGCGTCAAAGGAGGTCTTTTTCGCGTGGCATCCGAAATTCAGACGGTGCTGCAAAGAATCAAATTTCAGCGGCGATCCCGGATGGAAACTCCGCTTCAAAGGAATTTGACCGCCTATGCCTTTCTCATTCCCTGGCTCACCGGGGTGATGTGCCTCACCCTCGGGGCCATGCTTTTTACCTTTTATCTCGCCTTTACCGACTACGATCTCATCAGTTCGCCCGAATGGGTGGGGTTTGACAATTTCCGGCAGATCTTTCGCGACCCCAATTTTTGGGCTTCCCTCCGCGCCACCTTCACTTACGTGATTTTTTCCGTTCCCGCCCGCCTGGTCGTTTCCCTGCTCATCGCCCTCCTGCTGTACAAAGAAGTGCGCGGCATCGGCTGGTACCGCTCCTTTATTTACCTGCCCTCCCTGATCGGCACCAGCGTGGGCGCCGCCATCGGCTGGAGGAATCTGTTCGCCGAAGACGGGCCGATCAATTCCTTTCTCGCCCTGTTCGGAATCGAAGGGCCCAACTGGGTGGGCAATCCCTCGACCGCCATCGCGGTTTTGATCCTGCTCAGCGTCTGGCAGTTCGGATCGGAAATGGTGATTTTCCTGGCCGGCCTGAAACAGATTCCGGGATATCTGTACGAGGCGGCGATCATCGACGGCGCGTCGGCGATCCAGCGATTCTTCAAAATCACGTTGCCGATGCTGTCCCCGATCACATTTTTCAACCTGTTGATGGGGACGATTTCCTCGTTCATGATCTTCACCCAGGTGTATATCATCACGGGCGGAGGGCCCATGAAGTCCACGCTGATGTATGTGTACTACTTGTACCAGCAGGCCTTCACCTATTACAACATGGGATACGCCGCGGCCTTGTCGATCATTCTGCTCGTCATCATCGGGCTTTGTTCGGCGGTCATCTTTTTGAGCTCCCGGTGGTGGGTCAATTATGACGTGTGAGGTGGTGGACACAGGTGAGTCGCCGATCGGCCGCAAAAACCGCCCTGCGCCACGCGGTTCTCATGCTGGTGACCTTTGTGATGGTCTATCCCATCCTGTGGATGTTTTTTTCCTCCTTCAAACCGGATGAACAAATTTTTTCCACTTCCAATTTATGGCCCGAGACCTGGACGTTGGATCACTATGTTTCGGGTTTCATGAACATGAACTTCGGCCGTCTGATGTTAAACTCGCTGATCATTTCTACCGTGGTCGTCGTCGGGACGATTTTCAGTTCCTCCTTGACGGGCTTTGCCTTTGCGCGCCTTCGGTTCACGCCGCGGCGGTTTCTGATCGGATTCATGCTGTCGACCATGATGCTGCCGGCGCAGGTCGTCATGATTCCGCAGTACATCATGTTTCATAAGATCGGGTGGGTCAACACCTTTCTTCCGCTCACGCTGCCCAGCTTTCTCGGAACGGTGCCCTTCTTCATCTACCTGATGGTTCAGTTTGTCCGGGGCATTCCCAAGGAACTGGACGAAGCGGCTTACATCGACGGGTGCAGCAAGTTTCAGCTGTTTCGTTTGATCATTTTCCCCCTCGCCCGTCCCGCGATCATCACCATGTCCATTTTCGCCTTCTATTGGACATGGAACGACTTTTTCGGACAGCTCATCTATTTGTCGGACCCCGAGCTTCACACGGTTTCCCTCGGCCTGAGCATGTTTATCGACAGCACGGGCAGCACCCAGTGGGGAGATCTGTTTGCCATGTCGATTCTGTCGGTCGTTCCCGTGTTCATCGTCTTTCTGTTCTTCCAGCGCTACCTG includes the following:
- a CDS encoding ABC transporter substrate-binding protein, translating into MNRLKGPFASVVAVCLSIMLLLSGCGGSTADREGEKVTIRFSWWTNPTRTKMTQEAIKLFEEKHPDIDVVMEYSSWDSYWQKLATQTAGGGAPDVMQMDGSQLRTYVEKGQLMDLSTTDVDTSGLSKETLELGKVDGKLYGLTTSVNSQMFIYNTEIFKKAGVSFPEENYTWEDLAEMCVKIYEKTGVYGMANEMEQTGLLSYFARTKGEELYEGNKIGLSKKTLTEWFQYWLDLQEKGGVPTAEENASYNHNDPSASPFIKEKTAINWLFLGTDPNYEQSLGKPIGRALLPEWGNDNKPYPLHGAMFWSMSSKTKHPEAAAKLINFLENDPEVAKIFKTDRGIPANDENMKIVSESAEDETIKKQIEFMEKVKAVASPEKLAPPGSSEIADILKNLSQQVTFKEITPSQAAEEFIKQGNKALSQG
- a CDS encoding carbohydrate ABC transporter permease; this encodes MASEIQTVLQRIKFQRRSRMETPLQRNLTAYAFLIPWLTGVMCLTLGAMLFTFYLAFTDYDLISSPEWVGFDNFRQIFRDPNFWASLRATFTYVIFSVPARLVVSLLIALLLYKEVRGIGWYRSFIYLPSLIGTSVGAAIGWRNLFAEDGPINSFLALFGIEGPNWVGNPSTAIAVLILLSVWQFGSEMVIFLAGLKQIPGYLYEAAIIDGASAIQRFFKITLPMLSPITFFNLLMGTISSFMIFTQVYIITGGGPMKSTLMYVYYLYQQAFTYYNMGYAAALSIILLVIIGLCSAVIFLSSRWWVNYDV
- a CDS encoding carbohydrate ABC transporter permease; this translates as MSRRSAAKTALRHAVLMLVTFVMVYPILWMFFSSFKPDEQIFSTSNLWPETWTLDHYVSGFMNMNFGRLMLNSLIISTVVVVGTIFSSSLTGFAFARLRFTPRRFLIGFMLSTMMLPAQVVMIPQYIMFHKIGWVNTFLPLTLPSFLGTVPFFIYLMVQFVRGIPKELDEAAYIDGCSKFQLFRLIIFPLARPAIITMSIFAFYWTWNDFFGQLIYLSDPELHTVSLGLSMFIDSTGSTQWGDLFAMSILSVVPVFIVFLFFQRYLVEGIATHGLKG